From Halogranum gelatinilyticum, the proteins below share one genomic window:
- a CDS encoding DUF499 domain-containing protein, which produces MASTESLSRTIADTVTISRELREEGQIDGQVKLYNVDDDDEFEADASTFFDRTLMTQGLREAFVDLRDTLDGDANYGSHILYGPYGSGKSHQMVAMYHCFASPTDAGKFGDRHVDGFADALPDDDNSQAITVSLQDYQPDYLWEPFFDALDYDPGTYESGGYPDRQTILDAVGDRAVAYLVDELEDWFEPLSGDRKKVNRGFLQALLEAADDDDSALFAFVSVLRKGSEVHNILERENASEVNMNSKVSKREVLRHRLIDEIDEAAVVEIVEGYVDAYADNDHVPDSDIPSDLAREMRESYPFHPVLLQALETRYYADEGNQNTRGMIYLFSKILTTAADPEADPDDEDASKLIEETDLVTHGDIDAVIFEDELSRINFDRPNVCIDDIENRVDPDKIPYGRRILNTILLYSLKPDEGEGAGKAEIVMGSHQTGDLVSDIVLNLEQLYGVAWYLHKLNGKYAIRDRQNPNALIQNKASEVDEKIALEQIAETVTEVFGRNAFPAGFSEGDLKQVPDNRDIKVVVKANEWTQEDIETVIKNADGTPGREWRNTLVFVQPKSDKAIESGTGFIEKARYIEGAKRVLKDESLDGEIRSSVERQQEDELRELRDRVELAYGEIIDGDDLLTDFEFAAEMDLDVFVSDGEPLSAKDITTSVYAEGIDLRGFIWEIVDDLLDRRGEASIEDIYEQFLRQPTYPIPGSPGDVLDEAVKALDDKPVITHGSNGFSESLKGSSLDTTILRESDVERWTVDDVVEELRRRFGSGTIAIDIGNFELELLEDTEVWLEGDSHDSVMTAVGSLGQEDKYVLYSGTDIVTKAQSDATIHDISDAERIGTADVRGRIREALESSGRANTRRILEDIRRDDTVYLPGDETDRAFREAVNDFLVDDYLVDVDREYSETLGDRDPTDVTLVPVVPSDVGDKIIDYIDGLDGGEEFTVGSVTERFDSSVSEDAVQTFLLKNLGRDTEPEYVIASDGSGDPTRWSPGYQFRVPSGGWRFVFNGDDVANLRSKWRSEEDSGDVTYGEVRFKLNDRMGIPGPLQGTARIKETMTKLTLESGEDFTKVRDLFERMPDDAWNISVEINFE; this is translated from the coding sequence ATGGCCAGCACGGAGTCTCTTTCACGAACCATCGCGGACACGGTCACTATAAGCCGTGAACTCCGCGAAGAAGGCCAGATAGACGGCCAAGTCAAGCTCTACAACGTTGACGACGACGACGAGTTCGAGGCCGACGCGTCGACGTTCTTCGACCGCACCTTGATGACTCAAGGGCTTCGCGAGGCGTTCGTCGACCTCCGCGACACCCTTGACGGTGACGCCAACTACGGCAGTCACATTCTTTACGGGCCGTACGGATCCGGGAAGTCCCACCAGATGGTGGCGATGTACCACTGCTTCGCCTCACCAACGGACGCTGGCAAGTTCGGCGACCGCCACGTCGATGGCTTCGCCGATGCGTTGCCCGACGACGACAACTCGCAGGCGATTACCGTCTCTCTGCAGGACTACCAGCCGGACTATCTCTGGGAACCCTTCTTCGATGCACTCGACTACGACCCCGGCACCTACGAGAGCGGTGGCTACCCCGACCGACAAACCATCCTCGACGCCGTCGGTGACCGAGCCGTCGCCTACCTCGTCGACGAGCTGGAGGACTGGTTCGAGCCCCTCTCGGGCGACCGGAAGAAGGTGAATCGTGGCTTCCTACAGGCGTTGCTCGAAGCTGCTGACGACGACGATTCCGCTCTCTTCGCGTTCGTCTCTGTCCTCCGCAAGGGCTCGGAGGTTCACAACATCCTCGAACGGGAGAACGCGTCCGAGGTCAACATGAACAGCAAGGTAAGCAAGCGTGAGGTACTTCGCCACCGACTCATCGACGAAATCGACGAAGCGGCAGTCGTCGAGATCGTCGAAGGCTACGTGGACGCGTACGCGGATAATGACCACGTGCCGGACTCCGACATCCCGAGCGACCTCGCGCGCGAGATGCGGGAGTCGTACCCCTTCCACCCCGTTCTCCTTCAGGCCCTCGAGACTCGCTACTACGCCGACGAAGGAAACCAGAACACCCGCGGGATGATCTACCTCTTCTCCAAGATTCTCACGACTGCCGCCGATCCCGAAGCCGACCCCGACGACGAGGACGCGTCGAAGCTCATTGAGGAAACCGACCTCGTCACTCACGGCGACATTGACGCCGTCATCTTCGAGGACGAACTCTCGCGCATCAACTTCGACCGGCCAAACGTCTGTATCGACGATATCGAGAACCGCGTCGACCCCGACAAGATTCCCTATGGCCGACGGATCCTCAACACGATTCTCCTCTACAGCCTGAAGCCCGACGAGGGTGAGGGTGCCGGCAAGGCCGAGATCGTGATGGGGTCGCACCAGACGGGCGACCTCGTCTCGGATATCGTCCTCAACCTCGAGCAGCTCTACGGTGTCGCGTGGTATCTGCACAAACTCAACGGCAAGTACGCCATCCGCGACCGGCAGAACCCCAACGCCCTCATCCAGAACAAGGCCAGCGAGGTCGACGAGAAGATCGCGCTCGAACAGATTGCCGAGACGGTCACCGAGGTCTTCGGAAGGAACGCCTTCCCGGCAGGGTTCAGCGAGGGCGACCTAAAGCAGGTACCCGACAACCGAGATATCAAGGTCGTCGTCAAGGCCAACGAGTGGACGCAAGAGGACATCGAGACGGTCATCAAGAACGCTGATGGAACTCCCGGCCGCGAATGGCGCAATACGCTGGTGTTCGTCCAACCCAAGAGCGACAAGGCCATCGAGTCCGGCACGGGCTTCATCGAGAAGGCTCGCTACATCGAGGGCGCAAAGCGTGTCCTCAAGGACGAATCGCTCGACGGCGAGATCCGTTCCTCGGTCGAACGCCAGCAAGAGGACGAGCTCCGCGAACTTCGTGACCGCGTCGAACTCGCCTACGGTGAGATTATCGACGGCGATGACCTCCTCACCGACTTTGAGTTTGCCGCCGAGATGGATCTTGACGTGTTCGTCTCCGACGGCGAACCGCTGAGCGCCAAGGACATCACGACTAGTGTCTACGCGGAGGGAATCGACCTCCGTGGGTTCATTTGGGAGATTGTCGACGACCTCCTCGACCGCCGCGGGGAAGCCAGTATCGAGGACATCTATGAGCAGTTCCTTCGACAACCGACCTACCCGATTCCGGGCAGTCCGGGCGATGTGCTGGACGAGGCTGTCAAAGCTCTTGACGACAAGCCAGTCATCACTCACGGCTCGAATGGATTCTCCGAGTCTCTGAAGGGGAGCTCTCTTGACACGACCATTCTCCGCGAGAGCGACGTGGAGCGGTGGACTGTCGATGACGTCGTAGAGGAACTTCGCCGACGGTTCGGAAGCGGAACGATAGCTATCGACATCGGCAACTTCGAACTCGAACTCCTCGAGGACACTGAAGTGTGGCTCGAAGGCGATAGTCACGATTCGGTAATGACCGCTGTCGGCAGTCTCGGACAGGAGGATAAGTACGTCCTCTACAGCGGGACGGACATCGTGACCAAAGCCCAGTCCGACGCAACGATTCACGACATCTCTGATGCTGAGCGGATTGGAACAGCTGACGTCCGTGGTCGCATTCGCGAAGCCTTGGAGTCGAGTGGTCGAGCGAACACGCGTCGCATCCTCGAAGATATCCGCCGGGACGATACTGTCTATCTCCCCGGCGACGAGACCGACCGCGCGTTCCGTGAGGCGGTGAATGACTTCCTTGTTGACGACTACCTTGTCGACGTCGATCGTGAGTACTCCGAGACACTCGGCGACCGCGACCCGACTGACGTGACGCTCGTGCCAGTGGTTCCGAGCGATGTCGGCGACAAGATTATCGATTACATCGACGGACTCGACGGTGGAGAAGAGTTCACTGTCGGGAGCGTGACCGAGCGATTCGATTCGAGTGTCAGCGAGGACGCTGTCCAGACGTTCCTCCTCAAAAACCTCGGACGAGACACCGAACCCGAGTACGTCATCGCCTCGGACGGATCCGGTGACCCAACGCGTTGGTCGCCCGGCTACCAGTTCCGTGTCCCGAGTGGTGGCTGGCGGTTCGTGTTCAACGGCGACGATGTGGCCAATCTCCGCAGTAAGTGGCGTAGCGAAGAGGACTCTGGCGACGTCACCTACGGCGAGGTGAGATTCAAACTGAACGACCGAATGGGTATCCCCGGCCCATTACAGGGCACCGCGCGAATCAAGGAGACGATGACGAAGCTGACGCTAGAATCGGGTGAGGACTTCACCAAAGTTCGCGACCTGTTCGAGCGAATGCCCGACGACGCGTGGAACATCTCCGTCGAAATCAACTTCGAATAA
- a CDS encoding McrC family protein produces MSTAESVEAYEYEPGTFSIPERGEIRIEDCPASIGEKLRRASFEQEADNIFVKTQKSIDDQDKEYRVVRVRLDGRVMHVTARDNVGIISLTPRSKLRIEPKIDWDYIFDMLLAVHGRKRSVEYHGIPLSEFRTEDVNLEDVFLILAINYLNGLEVIHRNGFVRRLETRRADLEQPRGVIDVEQSLINQAEGRAHQHCILKEVEYDNPANSLLHYAGTHLLRLFSQYEDEYDHQAYYHIFSQVHQEVRHLEKLDVDSGRRRIPEYQRFSLRDLPKQRHYYRQAVEVSKAVVASSLGTPAMQGDRELVVDYVLNMESLFEQYSQVAIESELRSIKEYDWLDQTENVSAVRSPTVKPFEDESQVYHQPDHAVEEGDVTLAVLDSKYYAENKDPVKSGGSRSRLFSYAYLLTTDRMGFLTPLNQPRIRKIPQTGAELQVISPDSEHFSLDEYHKSIQQYLHDVLAQPYPALDVYRAVQDNALCLDQHDIYDLKQLTDPNGAFDFSNVPEFSLRVVNAAADTLSYDHRSRSDLEQQGKWTRRQIETHCKERSSDEMTCVPVFRRNGRKERIDLYFITRDEDGTPTQVSMVGDFRLL; encoded by the coding sequence ATGAGTACTGCAGAGTCCGTCGAAGCGTACGAGTACGAACCTGGCACGTTCAGTATCCCCGAGCGTGGTGAGATTCGTATCGAGGATTGCCCAGCTTCGATTGGCGAAAAACTTCGTCGAGCATCGTTCGAACAAGAAGCAGACAACATCTTTGTCAAGACGCAGAAGTCGATTGACGACCAAGACAAAGAATATCGAGTTGTCCGAGTACGACTCGATGGACGCGTGATGCACGTCACAGCACGAGATAATGTCGGGATAATCAGTCTCACGCCACGTTCGAAGTTGCGTATCGAGCCAAAGATTGACTGGGACTACATCTTCGATATGTTGCTCGCCGTCCATGGCCGGAAGCGGTCGGTGGAGTACCACGGCATCCCCCTCTCGGAGTTCCGGACGGAGGATGTCAACCTCGAAGACGTATTCCTGATTCTGGCGATCAACTACCTCAACGGACTCGAAGTTATCCACCGAAACGGGTTTGTGCGACGTCTGGAAACTCGCCGGGCCGATCTCGAACAACCTCGCGGTGTGATTGATGTCGAGCAGTCGCTAATCAATCAAGCAGAGGGGCGGGCACACCAGCACTGTATCCTGAAGGAAGTAGAGTACGATAATCCCGCCAACTCGCTACTCCACTACGCCGGCACGCACCTACTCAGGCTATTCAGTCAGTACGAAGACGAGTACGACCACCAAGCCTACTACCACATCTTCTCGCAAGTGCATCAGGAGGTTCGTCACTTGGAGAAGCTGGACGTGGACAGTGGCCGTCGGCGAATCCCCGAGTACCAGCGGTTCTCCCTGCGTGACCTCCCGAAGCAACGCCACTACTATCGACAGGCTGTCGAAGTCTCGAAAGCTGTCGTCGCATCTTCGCTCGGCACACCGGCGATGCAGGGAGACCGAGAACTCGTTGTAGACTACGTATTGAATATGGAATCGCTATTTGAGCAGTATTCGCAGGTCGCAATAGAGTCCGAACTGAGGTCGATCAAGGAGTACGACTGGCTCGATCAGACCGAGAACGTCTCTGCTGTCCGCTCACCCACAGTAAAACCGTTCGAGGACGAGTCACAAGTGTATCATCAGCCAGACCATGCGGTGGAAGAGGGCGACGTGACTTTGGCCGTCCTGGACTCGAAGTACTACGCGGAGAACAAAGACCCGGTCAAAAGCGGCGGCTCACGATCGCGACTTTTCAGCTACGCGTACTTACTCACCACTGACCGAATGGGTTTCCTGACTCCACTGAACCAGCCACGCATTCGAAAAATCCCACAGACCGGTGCCGAGCTACAAGTCATCTCACCCGACAGTGAGCATTTCTCGCTTGACGAGTATCACAAGAGTATCCAACAGTATCTGCACGACGTGTTGGCACAGCCCTATCCCGCTCTCGATGTCTACAGGGCCGTCCAAGACAACGCACTCTGTCTCGACCAGCACGACATCTACGACTTGAAGCAATTGACTGATCCAAACGGGGCGTTTGATTTCAGCAACGTTCCCGAATTCTCTCTACGAGTGGTGAATGCAGCCGCAGATACGCTGTCCTACGATCATCGTTCCCGTTCTGATTTAGAACAGCAAGGGAAGTGGACCCGTCGGCAAATCGAGACCCACTGTAAGGAACGGTCATCGGATGAGATGACGTGCGTGCCGGTCTTCCGCCGGAATGGTCGAAAGGAGCGCATCGACCTCTACTTCATCACACGTGACGAAGATGGAACCCCAACACAGGTCTCGATGGTAGGAGACTTCCGGCTTCTGTAG
- a CDS encoding AAA family ATPase has product MSGSTGNYTVEDARENLDVLRAVPEKVVEAVEDSNGSDVLEFLIREQGLDRHHEGDQGVGLIRQAVLKSPHASQTLKRTVITRGDDTPESILVPDEVERNARTALRTGKPVVLYGPTGTGKTTFAKQLALEHCVGYSLHTATPSWTAKDIIGGIGPKLTGSTGIRSLGYQTELGAVSEGVKRARDFEIPYAVILDEITRADISQIFGPLYTAIENRNQTLIETDDGETIELDERVSIICTMNMSDRTVNELDNAITRRFAMVELDEYEDDDRRTLFEGWIDDYLGDIPLLDNAELLELFEADFEGINHGSEQASRGPIMRFGPMHYRDVAIFLHEALQDESLYMDEPEEAVGQAFRTFIVPRLLNSAAFPQIEQIEEHYRALNKSFETFELGAAADLANRELEAEQRQMGSYQ; this is encoded by the coding sequence ATGAGTGGCTCTACGGGTAACTACACAGTGGAAGACGCTAGAGAGAATCTCGATGTCCTCCGAGCAGTCCCCGAGAAGGTCGTGGAAGCTGTCGAAGATTCAAACGGTAGCGATGTCCTCGAATTCCTTATCCGTGAACAGGGTCTTGACCGGCACCACGAAGGAGATCAAGGCGTAGGTCTGATTAGACAAGCTGTTTTGAAATCTCCACACGCTTCTCAAACTCTGAAGCGGACGGTGATTACTCGCGGTGACGACACCCCCGAGAGCATACTAGTCCCTGACGAGGTGGAACGAAACGCTCGAACCGCACTCCGGACGGGGAAGCCGGTTGTTCTCTACGGCCCGACAGGTACGGGAAAAACGACGTTTGCGAAACAACTCGCTCTTGAGCATTGTGTCGGCTACTCGCTTCATACTGCGACGCCCTCTTGGACGGCCAAAGACATCATCGGCGGTATCGGCCCGAAGCTCACAGGGTCGACCGGTATTCGGTCGCTCGGGTATCAGACGGAGCTCGGTGCTGTCTCGGAAGGCGTCAAGCGCGCACGTGACTTCGAGATTCCATATGCTGTAATACTCGACGAGATTACGCGGGCAGATATCTCACAGATTTTTGGGCCGCTCTACACGGCCATCGAGAATCGAAATCAAACACTCATCGAAACCGACGACGGAGAGACTATCGAGCTTGACGAGCGAGTGAGCATCATCTGTACGATGAACATGTCCGACCGGACGGTCAACGAGTTGGACAACGCCATCACGCGTCGCTTCGCGATGGTTGAACTCGATGAGTACGAGGACGACGACCGGCGCACGCTATTCGAGGGATGGATCGACGACTACCTCGGCGACATCCCCTTACTCGATAACGCGGAACTGCTCGAACTCTTCGAGGCTGATTTCGAGGGAATTAATCACGGCTCCGAGCAGGCGTCGCGCGGGCCAATCATGAGGTTCGGCCCGATGCACTACCGTGACGTCGCCATCTTCCTCCACGAGGCACTCCAAGATGAGAGCCTGTACATGGACGAACCCGAAGAAGCGGTCGGACAAGCGTTCCGCACGTTCATTGTCCCTCGGCTTTTGAACTCGGCTGCTTTCCCACAAATTGAGCAAATCGAGGAACACTACCGGGCGTTGAACAAGTCGTTCGAGACGTTCGAGCTCGGCGCCGCAGCAGACCTCGCCAACCGAGAACTGGAGGCTGAACAGCGCCAGATGGGTTCGTATCAGTAA
- a CDS encoding type B DNA-directed DNA polymerase → MPFKIDYLDGDVVEWTLTEDGVERERNSSYTPTVFVSTHGGRDLTDLYATLREHPHVVYATEAEERIGFRHDPEPVLRVDVDSLDAVTSLAHEISGWGQPGDYRLYNVDFSREFRYCLEQGLSATPSRKPTVLELAIDEEVLASGEPREIIVDGELLTGEPGVVLPELARTVDAEDPDVLMLNTSEIVPVLYRAADRLGLEEFQLGRLPEWQQLAADSTYASYGQVGHSPARYNVPGRAIIDRSNTFFWSQSNLDGCLYLIEQSGKPLQELAWASIGNILTAIQIREARQRGVLVPWHSWRHEQFKTMRQLHEADRGGFTFAPDVGVHEDVHELDFSSLYPNIIVTRNVSPEKIRCACHAGRDDVPGLDYCICDERGYLPDVLEPLISDRDAIKQELRSTDDPERVAELEGRSSAIKWILVSCFGYQGFSNAKFGRIECHEAINAFAREILLDTKEMLEAHGWRVVHGIVDSVWVTPVDGEEQTPFDELAEAISGDVGIRLEHEAHYDWVAFVPMRNSEAGALTKYFGKVDGDDDYKFRGIECRQRSTPQFIEEAQKDLIAALDEHRDVKAVCERLKRWLQKLQTGDVDVEDLVVKNRVSKPLDEYTQSTRNVAALERAENRGLSRSPGQDVEYVVVDDSKQSSDRVALASEGLDEYDADFYRTQLLRAAESVLSPLGWREGEIEQYLGEHKDVSLQAF, encoded by the coding sequence ATGCCGTTCAAAATCGACTATCTCGACGGCGACGTCGTCGAGTGGACACTCACCGAAGATGGCGTCGAACGCGAGCGTAACTCGTCGTATACGCCGACTGTGTTCGTCTCCACACACGGCGGTAGGGATTTGACTGACCTCTATGCGACACTCCGAGAGCATCCACACGTCGTCTACGCCACGGAGGCCGAGGAGCGCATCGGCTTCCGACACGACCCAGAGCCGGTCTTGCGAGTCGACGTCGACAGTCTTGACGCCGTCACGAGCCTCGCCCACGAGATCTCTGGGTGGGGGCAGCCGGGTGACTACCGACTCTACAACGTGGACTTCTCGCGAGAGTTCCGCTACTGTCTGGAGCAGGGATTGTCGGCGACGCCATCACGGAAGCCGACTGTGCTGGAACTCGCTATCGACGAGGAAGTGTTGGCCTCGGGAGAGCCAAGAGAGATCATCGTCGACGGCGAACTACTTACAGGAGAACCGGGGGTCGTACTCCCCGAACTCGCCCGAACCGTCGACGCAGAAGATCCGGACGTGTTGATGCTGAACACGAGCGAGATTGTTCCAGTATTGTACCGGGCAGCCGACCGACTCGGTCTTGAGGAGTTCCAACTTGGGCGGCTTCCTGAGTGGCAGCAACTCGCCGCCGATTCGACCTACGCGAGTTACGGACAGGTAGGACACTCACCAGCGCGGTACAACGTGCCCGGACGGGCCATCATCGACCGCTCGAACACGTTCTTCTGGTCGCAGTCAAACCTTGATGGGTGTTTGTACCTCATCGAGCAGTCGGGAAAGCCCCTGCAGGAACTTGCGTGGGCGTCAATCGGCAACATCCTCACCGCGATTCAGATTCGTGAGGCCCGCCAACGTGGGGTGTTGGTCCCGTGGCACTCGTGGCGTCATGAGCAGTTCAAGACGATGCGCCAGCTCCACGAAGCCGACCGGGGTGGGTTCACCTTCGCACCCGACGTCGGCGTCCACGAGGACGTCCACGAGTTGGACTTCTCGTCGCTCTATCCGAACATCATCGTCACGCGCAACGTGAGTCCCGAGAAGATTCGGTGTGCGTGTCACGCTGGTCGCGACGACGTCCCTGGTCTCGACTACTGCATCTGTGACGAGCGGGGCTACCTGCCGGACGTGCTTGAGCCGCTCATCTCCGACCGCGACGCGATCAAGCAGGAGCTTCGGTCGACAGATGACCCCGAGCGAGTCGCCGAGTTGGAAGGGCGCTCAAGCGCAATCAAGTGGATCTTGGTCTCATGCTTCGGGTATCAGGGCTTCTCGAACGCGAAGTTCGGTCGCATCGAGTGCCACGAGGCAATCAACGCCTTCGCTCGTGAGATACTCCTCGACACCAAGGAGATGCTTGAGGCCCACGGCTGGCGCGTCGTCCACGGGATCGTCGACTCCGTCTGGGTGACGCCCGTCGACGGCGAGGAGCAGACGCCGTTCGACGAGTTGGCTGAGGCGATTTCTGGGGACGTAGGCATCCGATTAGAGCACGAGGCACACTACGACTGGGTCGCGTTCGTCCCCATGCGGAACTCCGAGGCCGGCGCGCTCACCAAGTACTTCGGCAAGGTCGACGGTGACGACGACTACAAATTCAGAGGGATCGAGTGCCGCCAACGGAGCACTCCGCAGTTCATCGAAGAGGCGCAGAAGGACCTGATTGCGGCACTCGACGAGCACCGGGATGTGAAGGCGGTCTGTGAGCGACTGAAGCGGTGGCTTCAGAAGCTACAGACCGGGGACGTGGATGTCGAGGATCTCGTGGTGAAGAACCGTGTATCGAAGCCGCTCGACGAGTATACCCAGTCGACGCGGAACGTTGCTGCGCTGGAGCGAGCAGAGAACCGGGGGTTGAGTCGCTCTCCCGGACAGGATGTGGAGTACGTTGTTGTCGACGATAGCAAGCAGTCATCTGACCGTGTTGCGCTTGCCTCCGAGGGATTGGACGAGTACGACGCCGACTTCTATCGTACGCAACTACTCCGAGCCGCAGAGAGCGTCCTCTCTCCCCTTGGATGGCGAGAGGGCGAGATCGAACAATACCTCGGTGAGCACAAGGATGTCTCGCTGCAAGCGTTCTGA
- a CDS encoding Cdc6/Cdc18 family protein → MITDARVLQPEFIPREVEHRNQEVNHLSNALRPIMDGEAAQTTLLTGPSGAGKTCIAQFTVEKLRENVLDINSQYINCWQDYTRFRVLYRVLEGIGKTVDIHRRSTPKDELLERLQQYDGPQYVVVLDEVDQLEDKSVLYDLYRARNISMVMMANREKDLFSQLDGRLTSRLQSCTRIRFEKYHLDELVSILEARVRWGLSEDVIGKQQLALIADGAAGDARVAIGILRNAARRADQEGADTITNEILHDAIPGGKQEVRQKAVSQLTPHQHALYEILQDEGELSPGELYEHYTERVDEPKTKRTVRNYLSKMNQYRLVVSEGKNRARTYRVR, encoded by the coding sequence ATGATCACCGATGCTCGTGTACTGCAACCGGAGTTCATCCCCCGAGAGGTCGAGCATCGCAACCAAGAGGTCAACCATCTCTCGAACGCTCTGCGGCCCATCATGGACGGTGAAGCCGCCCAGACAACACTCCTCACAGGTCCATCAGGCGCAGGAAAGACCTGTATCGCGCAGTTCACCGTCGAGAAACTCCGGGAGAACGTCCTCGACATCAACTCACAGTACATTAACTGCTGGCAGGACTACACGCGCTTTCGCGTACTCTACCGTGTCCTCGAGGGAATCGGAAAGACGGTCGACATCCATCGCCGGTCGACGCCGAAGGACGAACTGCTCGAACGACTCCAGCAGTACGATGGTCCCCAATACGTCGTCGTTCTTGACGAGGTCGACCAGTTGGAGGACAAGAGCGTCCTTTACGACCTCTATCGAGCGCGGAATATTTCGATGGTGATGATGGCCAACCGTGAGAAGGACTTATTCTCACAGCTCGATGGCCGACTCACGAGCCGCCTGCAGAGTTGTACGCGAATTCGCTTCGAGAAGTATCACCTCGACGAACTCGTCTCCATCCTCGAAGCTCGCGTTCGGTGGGGACTTTCGGAAGACGTTATCGGAAAGCAACAGTTAGCGCTGATTGCCGACGGCGCCGCCGGCGACGCACGGGTCGCAATCGGCATTCTGCGGAACGCTGCACGACGGGCCGACCAGGAGGGTGCAGACACGATTACGAACGAGATTCTCCACGACGCGATCCCCGGTGGGAAGCAGGAAGTCCGGCAGAAAGCGGTGAGCCAATTAACGCCGCACCAGCACGCCCTCTACGAGATTTTACAGGACGAGGGAGAACTGTCGCCGGGCGAACTCTACGAGCACTACACCGAGCGCGTCGACGAGCCGAAGACGAAGCGCACCGTCCGAAACTACCTCTCGAAGATGAACCAGTACCGCCTCGTCGTCTCGGAGGGAAAGAACCGTGCGCGAACGTACCGAGTTCGCTGA
- a CDS encoding Fic family protein, with protein MTRRELPDDAPGKYVPYHPNPYYSPEPLPIEPKPQISDQTRDLVTDAAYQIGRVDGISSTVDFAAVLYTSLIRIEAVESVRIEGAEVEYQDVEAYHTQNPSGESDTTVEKDLKEALNYENALTYGLERLNEGDPITLKLIKELHSMILEDVRNDGDVVGNFRDHLVHLTSPRLGQRPFVPPTPAGLSGLMQSLESYIHMGGQHHPLVDAAIIHYFFETVHPFSDGNGRLGRLLIILYLVSEGYLESPYIYPSAYFNRHKVEYVERMRAVSEQGEWDEWIAFFVEGLRSQAETSYERTHQLRELQKRYEREYPGSTNTAKFARQLLQYPYFTAPDLVEYLDVSRRTAYKVVDDLEADGLIEEVTGKQRGKEYKAVDVFDILE; from the coding sequence ATGACACGGAGAGAACTTCCGGACGATGCACCAGGGAAGTACGTTCCGTACCATCCGAACCCGTACTATTCGCCGGAGCCGCTCCCGATAGAGCCGAAGCCCCAGATATCTGACCAGACACGCGACCTCGTCACCGATGCTGCGTACCAGATTGGTCGTGTCGATGGTATTAGTTCGACAGTGGATTTCGCTGCAGTTCTCTACACATCTCTCATCCGCATTGAGGCAGTCGAGTCAGTGCGTATCGAGGGTGCGGAAGTTGAATACCAAGACGTCGAAGCGTATCACACACAGAATCCCTCAGGTGAGTCCGATACGACGGTCGAGAAGGATCTGAAGGAGGCACTCAACTACGAGAACGCACTGACCTATGGCCTCGAAAGACTCAACGAAGGAGATCCGATTACTCTCAAACTCATCAAGGAACTTCACTCGATGATTCTCGAGGACGTCCGCAACGACGGCGACGTCGTCGGCAACTTCCGTGACCACTTGGTTCATCTGACGAGTCCGAGGCTAGGACAACGTCCGTTCGTACCACCGACTCCAGCGGGTCTGAGTGGACTCATGCAGTCGCTCGAATCCTACATCCACATGGGTGGACAGCATCATCCGCTCGTCGACGCCGCAATAATCCACTACTTCTTCGAGACAGTGCATCCGTTTTCAGACGGAAACGGCAGATTGGGTCGGCTCCTCATTATTCTCTATCTGGTGAGCGAGGGCTATCTCGAGAGCCCGTATATCTATCCAAGCGCGTACTTCAACCGCCACAAGGTAGAGTACGTCGAACGGATGCGTGCAGTGAGCGAGCAGGGAGAGTGGGACGAGTGGATCGCGTTCTTTGTTGAAGGCCTGCGGAGTCAAGCAGAGACTTCGTACGAGCGCACGCATCAGCTCCGTGAGCTACAGAAACGGTACGAGAGGGAGTACCCGGGCAGCACAAACACAGCGAAATTCGCTCGGCAGCTACTCCAGTATCCGTACTTCACAGCACCAGACCTCGTCGAGTATCTCGATGTCTCGCGTCGCACCGCCTACAAAGTCGTCGACGATCTCGAGGCCGATGGCCTCATCGAGGAAGTGACCGGGAAACAACGTGGGAAGGAGTACAAGGCAGTCGATGTGTTCGATATCCTCGAGTAG